Proteins encoded together in one Microbacterium oxydans window:
- a CDS encoding PrsW family intramembrane metalloprotease codes for MEKNRDGRGRPRLVWPLAAAVTWVASLVWVAGQIGVAGVGAGLTLSVFVTAPIVAVFLWLDRWERERPSLLFSALVWGASVAAFCSIWSQQWLHALVDLTLGTDAGAWIRPLLITPITEEVLKGLFLVWLLVRRRREITSVLDGIVYAGLAGAGFAFTENSLYFGRALTDFASAGTSDVNAVAVLGVTFFLRVVMVPFFHSLMVVLTGIGVGLAATGRGSRVRALPVVLGMLAAVVLHGVWDWAGLASTDPYLIYKIYGAVMVPVFLAVLVLALILRRREGRMVLAGLPILARDGVIAAGELRPLGNLRERRRWRAKVRRDAGRTAARATARYQAAASALAIRVAGEPYGDDARLVSQREAVAVARSAMRDAARRGGEYKTRTEP; via the coding sequence ATGGAGAAGAATCGAGACGGGCGAGGTCGGCCGCGACTGGTCTGGCCGCTGGCGGCAGCCGTCACCTGGGTGGCATCGCTGGTCTGGGTTGCCGGTCAGATCGGGGTTGCCGGAGTAGGAGCGGGGCTGACGCTGTCGGTCTTCGTCACCGCCCCGATCGTCGCCGTCTTCCTCTGGCTGGACCGCTGGGAGCGCGAACGCCCCAGTCTGCTGTTCTCGGCGCTCGTGTGGGGTGCGTCGGTGGCGGCGTTCTGCTCGATCTGGTCACAGCAGTGGCTCCATGCCCTGGTCGACCTGACCTTGGGCACGGATGCGGGGGCATGGATCCGCCCGCTCCTGATCACGCCGATCACGGAGGAGGTGCTGAAGGGACTTTTCCTGGTGTGGCTCCTCGTGCGTCGACGGCGCGAGATCACCTCGGTCTTGGACGGCATCGTCTATGCGGGGCTCGCCGGGGCCGGTTTCGCCTTCACGGAGAACAGCCTGTACTTCGGCCGCGCCCTGACTGACTTCGCGTCCGCGGGCACGTCCGACGTCAACGCGGTCGCTGTGCTGGGCGTGACGTTCTTCCTGCGGGTCGTCATGGTTCCGTTCTTCCACTCCCTCATGGTGGTGCTCACCGGTATCGGTGTCGGCCTCGCGGCGACCGGGAGGGGATCCCGCGTGCGTGCGCTGCCCGTCGTCCTGGGGATGCTGGCCGCCGTCGTCCTGCACGGCGTCTGGGACTGGGCTGGTCTCGCCAGCACGGACCCGTACCTGATCTACAAGATCTACGGCGCCGTCATGGTGCCCGTCTTCCTCGCCGTGCTCGTGCTCGCTCTCATCCTCCGTCGTCGCGAGGGAAGGATGGTGCTCGCCGGGCTGCCGATCCTCGCGCGCGACGGCGTCATCGCAGCCGGTGAGCTGCGCCCCCTCGGAAACCTTCGCGAGCGTCGGCGCTGGCGTGCGAAGGTGCGGCGGGATGCAGGGCGAACGGCCGCCCGAGCCACCGCCCGTTACCAGGCGGCGGCAAGTGCGCTCGCGATCCGTGTGGCTGGGGAGCCGTACGGCGACGACGCTCGGCTCGTCTCGCAGCGGGAGGCGGTCGCTGTCGCACGCTCCGCGATGCGTGACGCTGCGCGACGCGGCGGGGAATACAAGACCCGGACGGAGCCTTGA
- a CDS encoding MerR family transcriptional regulator, whose amino-acid sequence MAWSTREVARLAGTTLRTVRHYHEIGLLDEPERMSNGYKAYRTEHLVRLLEIRRLTGLGLPLASIGKVMHESEDLESTLDAVEADLVARIAQLQRAQQEVAKLRRTPVETDLPFEAAVAARDAALSPADRSLYAVITQMAGEEGLPHWSALLRGSARTPAAEEFDALDADADEATRQRIADLLAPQTATLLAEHPLPEGAVPASVREQSALARTVIEAMLDLYNPAQLDVIARIWRSAGVA is encoded by the coding sequence ATGGCGTGGAGCACGCGCGAGGTCGCCCGGCTCGCCGGGACCACCCTGCGGACGGTCCGCCACTATCACGAGATCGGTCTGCTCGATGAGCCGGAACGGATGTCGAACGGCTACAAGGCCTACCGCACGGAGCATCTCGTGCGCCTGCTCGAGATCAGACGGCTGACCGGGCTCGGCCTGCCGCTCGCGAGCATCGGGAAGGTGATGCACGAGTCCGAGGATCTGGAGAGCACCCTGGATGCCGTGGAGGCGGACCTCGTCGCGCGGATCGCCCAGCTGCAACGCGCGCAGCAGGAGGTCGCCAAGCTGCGGCGCACCCCGGTCGAGACCGATCTGCCCTTCGAAGCGGCCGTCGCCGCCCGCGACGCCGCCCTCTCCCCCGCGGACCGGTCGCTGTACGCAGTGATCACGCAGATGGCCGGTGAAGAGGGGCTTCCACACTGGAGTGCGCTTCTGCGCGGCTCCGCTCGCACTCCGGCGGCCGAGGAGTTCGACGCCCTCGACGCCGACGCCGACGAGGCGACCCGCCAGCGCATCGCCGACCTCCTCGCCCCGCAGACGGCGACACTCCTCGCGGAGCATCCGCTGCCGGAAGGCGCTGTGCCGGCGAGCGTGCGCGAGCAGTCCGCGCTGGCCCGCACGGTGATCGAGGCGATGCTCGATCTCTACAACCCGGCCCAGCTCGACGTCATCGCCCGAATCTGGCGCTCAGCCGGCGTCGCCTGA
- a CDS encoding MarR family winged helix-turn-helix transcriptional regulator, whose translation MSAPSDAPAEPSAEPPAETPAETPAETPAETPAESPAVSPAETPASAAESALLGDAELDQAVTRVEQELGRLFARIRVSWREAAATVHADLQPLGYQVLTSIATGKATSAGAIIERLQTDKSAVSRQVRQLEQLGLVESVPDPDDRRARVLVATDLAQERIALARSRYEGRIGERLRRWTAADLDHFADLLAGLGGNAGESGDAG comes from the coding sequence ATGAGCGCCCCTTCCGACGCCCCCGCTGAGCCCTCTGCTGAGCCCCCTGCTGAGACCCCTGCTGAGACCCCTGCTGAGACCCCTGCTGAGACCCCTGCTGAGAGCCCTGCTGTGAGCCCCGCCGAGACCCCTGCGTCCGCCGCCGAATCGGCCCTGCTGGGGGATGCGGAGCTCGATCAGGCCGTCACGCGAGTCGAGCAGGAGCTGGGGCGGCTCTTCGCCCGGATCCGCGTCAGCTGGCGCGAGGCGGCCGCGACCGTGCACGCCGACCTGCAGCCGCTCGGCTACCAGGTGCTGACCTCGATCGCGACCGGGAAGGCGACGTCCGCCGGCGCCATCATCGAGCGGCTGCAGACCGACAAGTCGGCCGTGAGCCGACAGGTGCGCCAGCTCGAGCAGCTGGGACTCGTCGAGAGCGTGCCCGACCCGGATGACCGTCGCGCACGCGTCCTCGTCGCCACCGATCTCGCCCAGGAGCGCATCGCCCTCGCACGCTCCCGATACGAGGGGCGCATCGGGGAGCGACTGCGCCGATGGACGGCGGCCGACCTCGACCACTTCGCCGACCTGCTCGCCGGGCTCGGCGGCAACGCCGGCGAGTCAGGCGACGCCGGCTGA
- a CDS encoding MarR family winged helix-turn-helix transcriptional regulator, which produces MAPAAVVPTDVDSALGDLQAHLNLIFARTRSLWKESAARVHPELQVAGYKLLTFIDRAGTANAHELAERFEMDKSVISRQVRMLEELELLESHPDERDGRLRVLTVTSAACTALAEVRREYGTRLQAVIDELTPDEIRAASKAFRLLAEV; this is translated from the coding sequence ATGGCCCCTGCCGCGGTCGTGCCGACGGATGTCGACAGCGCGCTCGGCGACCTCCAGGCGCACCTGAACCTCATCTTCGCGAGGACCAGGTCGCTGTGGAAGGAGTCGGCGGCCCGGGTCCACCCCGAGTTGCAGGTCGCCGGGTACAAGCTGCTGACCTTCATCGATCGGGCGGGCACGGCGAATGCGCACGAGCTCGCCGAGCGGTTCGAGATGGACAAGTCCGTCATCAGCCGCCAGGTGCGGATGCTGGAGGAGCTGGAGCTCCTCGAATCCCACCCCGACGAGCGAGACGGACGGCTCCGGGTGCTCACGGTCACGAGCGCGGCGTGCACGGCTCTCGCGGAGGTCCGCCGCGAGTACGGCACCCGCCTCCAGGCCGTGATCGACGAGCTGACTCCGGACGAGATCCGGGCGGCATCCAAGGCCTTCCGTCTGCTCGCAGAGGTCTGA
- a CDS encoding MDR family MFS transporter encodes MTDISSAAPETTRSAREVFTAISGLIVGMFVAVLSGTVVSTSMPVIIADLGGTQSQYTWVITASLLATAVSTPIWGKLADLVDRKVLVQISLILFTVGTVIAGFSTDTNMLIAVRVIQGIGVGGLMSLVMIAVALIISPRERGKYMGVVGGIMALGTIGGPLLGGLLTDVWGWRSNFFVGVPFAILALVLLQFTLHLPKPQRDTKVSIDYFGIVLLAVGVSTLLIWVSMGGNQFDWDSSTSIMLAVTAGVAIAAFITVEFFVKEPIVPMSLFRNRTFTLSVIASIAIGVSMFATSVFLAQYFQLARGATPTESGLMTIPMIIGQMGASIIIGQLVSRFGKWKGWMLTGSVLATVGVSLMATLRYDTPFPLVAVYMFVLGAGLGMVMQNLTLIVQNDTAPQQLGAASSNVNFFRTIAGTIGVTVMGSLLSTSVATYITDGLDGFTPTSPAELEALKHLASGDVPKVGQLPDTIRAIVESAYGHGIADAFIIAIPLAVIAIIAIAFIKNKPLSTKNAAEQLREQAEESMIEVSEAEVGVPLSTGSIRLEGTGSAPATGSVRVLEREREDRDGER; translated from the coding sequence TTGACAGACATCTCATCCGCAGCCCCCGAGACCACGCGCTCGGCACGCGAGGTCTTCACCGCGATCTCCGGCCTCATCGTCGGCATGTTCGTCGCCGTGCTCTCCGGCACGGTCGTGTCGACCTCGATGCCGGTCATCATCGCCGACCTCGGCGGCACCCAGTCGCAGTACACCTGGGTCATCACCGCGAGCCTGCTGGCCACCGCGGTCTCCACCCCGATCTGGGGCAAGCTGGCCGACCTCGTCGACCGCAAGGTCCTGGTCCAGATCTCCCTCATCCTCTTCACGGTCGGTACCGTGATCGCCGGCTTCTCGACCGACACGAACATGCTCATCGCGGTCCGCGTCATCCAGGGCATCGGCGTCGGCGGCCTGATGTCGCTCGTCATGATCGCCGTGGCCCTCATCATCTCCCCGCGTGAGCGCGGTAAGTACATGGGCGTCGTCGGCGGCATCATGGCCCTCGGCACCATCGGCGGCCCGCTGCTCGGCGGCCTCCTCACCGATGTGTGGGGCTGGCGCTCCAACTTCTTCGTCGGCGTGCCGTTCGCGATCCTCGCCCTCGTGCTGCTGCAGTTCACCCTGCACCTGCCGAAGCCGCAGCGCGACACCAAGGTCTCGATCGACTACTTCGGCATCGTGCTCCTCGCCGTCGGCGTCTCGACCCTGCTCATCTGGGTCTCCATGGGCGGCAACCAGTTCGACTGGGACTCCTCGACGAGCATCATGCTCGCCGTCACCGCCGGTGTCGCGATCGCGGCCTTCATCACGGTCGAGTTCTTCGTCAAGGAACCGATCGTCCCGATGTCGCTGTTCCGCAACCGCACCTTCACGCTGTCGGTCATCGCCTCGATCGCGATCGGCGTCTCGATGTTCGCCACCTCGGTGTTCCTCGCGCAGTACTTCCAGCTCGCCCGTGGCGCCACGCCCACCGAGTCCGGCCTCATGACCATCCCGATGATCATCGGCCAGATGGGTGCGTCGATCATCATCGGCCAGCTCGTGAGCCGCTTCGGCAAGTGGAAGGGCTGGATGCTGACCGGCTCGGTCCTCGCGACCGTCGGTGTGAGCCTCATGGCCACGCTCCGCTACGACACCCCGTTCCCGCTCGTCGCCGTCTACATGTTCGTGCTCGGTGCAGGACTCGGCATGGTCATGCAGAACCTGACCCTCATCGTGCAGAACGACACGGCTCCGCAGCAGCTGGGCGCGGCCTCGTCGAACGTGAACTTCTTCCGCACGATCGCCGGCACCATCGGCGTGACCGTCATGGGCTCGCTGCTGTCCACCAGCGTCGCGACGTACATCACCGACGGGCTCGACGGTTTCACGCCGACGTCGCCCGCCGAGCTCGAGGCGCTGAAGCACCTGGCGTCGGGTGATGTCCCGAAGGTCGGCCAGCTGCCCGACACGATCCGCGCGATCGTCGAGAGTGCCTACGGGCACGGCATCGCTGACGCCTTCATCATCGCCATCCCGCTCGCCGTGATCGCCATCATCGCCATCGCGTTCATCAAGAACAAGCCGCTGTCGACGAAGAATGCCGCCGAGCAGCTGCGCGAACAGGCCGAGGAATCGATGATCGAGGTCTCCGAGGCCGAGGTCGGCGTCCCGCTCTCCACCGGATCCATCCGGCTCGAGGGCACGGGTTCCGCCCCCGCCACCGGATCCGTGCGCGTGCTCGAGCGTGAGCGCGAGGACCGGGACGGGGAGCGCTGA
- a CDS encoding ABC transporter substrate-binding protein, protein MRKQALRATTALGTIVALTAMTACSTGTTPDAGGDLDPKADVTITIGDYPTADKPEERAAFDEQIELFEKANPNITLKPSTETWDAQTFQAKLAGGTLPTVMGVSLTYAHELISNNKVPDMTPYLEELDLVKDLNPLALKNVSDDSGKIYAIPTGLFSVGVAYNRELFEKAGLDPDAPPTTWDEVREDAKTISDKVPGVTGYAQMTKNNTGGWMLTTMTYSMGGSIQDDAGTKSVMGDATKQALQLLHDMRWEDNSMGEQFLYDQDAVRQDFAAGKIGIVLQAPDIYQPAIQTYGMDKDALGVGALPQANGTNGTLTGGTLKLFNVKASPNELLAAAKWIKFYEFQKYFDEADAVARAKSDQAAGNPVGIPGLPPVANDIDERYLGWIKDYIDVPREHFDGYITSTLPLIAEPPTATQQTYAALDPVVQKILTDENADIDAVLAEATTTVDGIIAQAGR, encoded by the coding sequence ATGAGGAAACAAGCACTCCGCGCGACGACCGCGCTGGGCACGATCGTCGCACTCACCGCGATGACCGCGTGCTCCACCGGCACCACCCCCGACGCAGGCGGTGACCTCGACCCGAAGGCCGACGTCACCATCACGATCGGCGACTACCCGACGGCCGACAAGCCCGAGGAGCGCGCCGCCTTCGACGAGCAGATCGAACTGTTCGAGAAGGCGAATCCGAACATCACGCTGAAGCCGTCGACCGAGACGTGGGATGCGCAGACCTTCCAGGCGAAGCTCGCCGGCGGCACGCTGCCGACCGTCATGGGCGTCTCCCTCACCTACGCGCACGAGCTGATCTCGAACAACAAGGTGCCGGACATGACTCCGTACCTCGAGGAACTCGACCTCGTGAAGGACCTCAACCCGCTCGCCCTCAAGAACGTCTCCGACGACTCCGGCAAGATCTACGCCATCCCGACCGGTCTCTTCTCGGTCGGCGTCGCCTACAACCGGGAGCTCTTCGAGAAGGCCGGGCTCGACCCGGATGCCCCGCCCACCACCTGGGACGAGGTCCGCGAGGATGCGAAGACCATCTCCGACAAGGTCCCCGGCGTCACCGGCTACGCGCAGATGACGAAGAACAACACGGGCGGCTGGATGCTCACGACCATGACGTACTCGATGGGCGGCAGCATCCAGGACGACGCGGGAACGAAGTCCGTCATGGGCGACGCGACCAAGCAGGCGCTCCAGCTCCTCCACGACATGCGCTGGGAGGACAACTCGATGGGCGAGCAGTTCCTCTACGACCAGGACGCGGTGCGGCAGGACTTCGCCGCGGGCAAGATCGGCATCGTCCTCCAGGCGCCGGACATCTACCAGCCCGCGATCCAGACGTACGGCATGGACAAGGACGCCCTCGGTGTCGGCGCCCTGCCCCAGGCGAACGGCACCAACGGCACCCTCACCGGCGGCACGCTGAAGCTGTTCAACGTCAAGGCCTCCCCGAACGAGCTGCTCGCCGCCGCGAAGTGGATCAAGTTCTACGAGTTCCAGAAGTACTTCGACGAAGCGGACGCCGTCGCCCGTGCGAAGAGCGACCAGGCGGCGGGCAACCCCGTCGGCATCCCGGGTCTGCCTCCCGTCGCCAACGACATCGACGAGCGCTACCTCGGATGGATCAAGGACTACATCGACGTGCCGCGAGAGCACTTCGACGGGTACATCACGTCCACCCTCCCGCTGATCGCCGAGCCGCCGACGGCCACGCAGCAGACGTATGCCGCACTCGACCCGGTGGTGCAGAAGATCCTCACCGACGAGAACGCGGACATCGATGCGGTGCTCGCCGAGGCGACCACCACCGTCGACGGAATCATCGCCCAGGCCGGACGCTGA
- a CDS encoding carbohydrate ABC transporter permease, with protein sequence MSTTVHAATPPQESPSPATPPPSPRRKRTPATWFHGGGLTSVLFAIPVVLIFTYFSWGPILQGLVLSFQKTNLVAEPSWVGLSNFEYVLSDPGLGQAVLNTVYFAFLALVFGFPVPIILAVLINELRKYDGVYNALAYLPAIVPPVAAILLWKFFYDPSTTGMFNTMLSWIGLGPLPWLNSEALAMPSIVLYATWAGAGSTAIIYIAALRTVSTELYEAAEIDGASIWRRMWSVTVPQLRGVILVMMLLQLIGTFQIFTEPFLFTGGGPNNATQTILLKIYNYAFVYGDFGAATALSVMLAAFLCLLSAVYLWATKRWSPS encoded by the coding sequence ATGAGCACCACTGTCCACGCCGCGACGCCGCCGCAGGAATCCCCCTCCCCGGCCACGCCCCCGCCCTCCCCCCGACGCAAGCGGACCCCCGCCACGTGGTTCCACGGCGGCGGCCTCACCTCGGTCCTGTTCGCGATACCGGTCGTCCTGATCTTCACGTACTTCAGCTGGGGCCCGATCCTGCAGGGACTCGTCCTGAGCTTCCAGAAGACGAACCTGGTCGCGGAGCCGAGCTGGGTCGGTCTGTCCAACTTCGAGTACGTGCTCAGCGATCCCGGCCTCGGACAGGCCGTGCTGAACACCGTCTACTTCGCGTTCCTCGCGCTCGTGTTCGGGTTCCCCGTGCCGATCATCCTCGCGGTGCTCATCAACGAGCTGCGCAAATACGACGGCGTCTACAACGCCCTCGCCTACCTGCCGGCGATCGTGCCGCCGGTGGCGGCCATCCTGCTGTGGAAGTTCTTCTACGATCCGTCGACGACGGGCATGTTCAACACCATGCTCAGCTGGATCGGGCTCGGCCCCCTGCCGTGGCTGAACTCCGAAGCCCTCGCGATGCCATCGATCGTGCTCTATGCGACCTGGGCGGGCGCCGGCTCCACGGCCATCATCTACATCGCCGCCCTCCGCACGGTGAGCACCGAGCTGTATGAGGCCGCAGAGATCGACGGGGCCAGCATCTGGCGTCGCATGTGGAGCGTCACCGTGCCGCAGCTGCGGGGAGTCATCCTCGTGATGATGCTCCTCCAGCTCATCGGCACGTTCCAGATCTTCACCGAGCCGTTCCTGTTCACGGGAGGCGGCCCGAACAACGCGACCCAGACCATCCTGCTGAAGATCTACAACTACGCCTTCGTCTACGGCGACTTCGGAGCAGCGACCGCGCTGAGCGTGATGCTGGCGGCATTCCTCTGCCTGCTCTCCGCCGTGTATCTGTGGGCGACGAAGAGATGGAGCCCGTCATGA
- a CDS encoding carbohydrate ABC transporter permease → MSYLHDAAPASDTATLVIAEETQARRGRRRFGRRGPAEAKERGVISFADRKRRTVRIWLRIIQSLALAGLIFAGLGPLIWSAKASITSTQDIITDPMGIFFAPNEWGNLILAWNGAEIGQSLRNTVFVAVGATISTLVISILAAFILSVLKPKWAPVLSGAILATLFLPGVISLVPLYLTVLDLPVFGVSLLNTFWAVWLPAGASAFNVVVLKRFFDSIPREILEAAKIDGAGPFRILWTIVLPLSRPIVGVVSLLAAIAAWKDFLWPMLVLPDPLLQPVSVVLPALAKGPTPLAVQMAAVFLTLLIPVVLFLIFQKQFLRGVGTAGGIKG, encoded by the coding sequence ATGAGCTACCTCCACGACGCCGCGCCCGCCAGCGACACCGCGACCCTCGTGATCGCCGAGGAGACGCAGGCCCGACGAGGACGCCGACGGTTCGGCCGCCGCGGCCCCGCCGAAGCGAAGGAACGCGGGGTCATCTCCTTCGCCGACCGCAAGCGCCGCACCGTGCGCATCTGGCTCCGGATCATCCAGTCCCTCGCCCTCGCCGGGCTGATCTTCGCCGGCCTCGGCCCGCTGATCTGGTCCGCCAAGGCGTCGATCACCTCGACGCAGGACATCATCACCGACCCGATGGGCATCTTCTTCGCCCCCAACGAGTGGGGCAACCTGATCCTCGCCTGGAACGGTGCGGAGATCGGCCAGTCCCTGCGGAACACCGTCTTCGTGGCGGTCGGCGCGACGATCTCGACGCTCGTCATCTCGATCCTCGCGGCGTTCATCCTGTCGGTGCTCAAGCCGAAGTGGGCCCCCGTCCTCAGCGGGGCGATCCTCGCGACGCTGTTCCTCCCCGGGGTGATCTCGCTCGTCCCGCTCTACCTGACCGTGCTCGACCTCCCCGTCTTCGGGGTCAGCCTGCTGAACACCTTCTGGGCGGTCTGGCTGCCCGCCGGCGCCAGCGCGTTCAACGTCGTCGTCCTCAAGCGGTTCTTCGATTCCATCCCCCGGGAGATCCTCGAAGCGGCCAAGATCGACGGAGCCGGCCCGTTCCGCATCCTCTGGACCATCGTCCTGCCGCTCTCGCGACCGATCGTCGGCGTCGTCTCCCTCCTCGCGGCCATCGCCGCCTGGAAGGACTTCCTGTGGCCGATGCTCGTGCTCCCCGATCCGCTGCTGCAGCCCGTCTCCGTGGTGCTGCCCGCCCTGGCCAAGGGCCCCACCCCGCTGGCCGTGCAGATGGCGGCGGTGTTCCTCACCCTTCTCATCCCCGTGGTGCTCTTCCTCATCTTCCAGAAGCAGTTCCTCCGCGGAGTCGGCACGGCGGGAGGAATCAAGGGATGA
- a CDS encoding NAD-dependent epimerase/dehydratase family protein has translation MSALHGSRVLVTGASGRIGTVTTALLRRSGAHVTTLSAGPSDHLEADRVLVGDTTSEADVADALDGVDLVVHLAALAHRDIAPAYDVYSTNVVSTFNVLAQAGAAGVRRAVVAGSINAYGLPQNIHPGLVPAYFPLDTDIPSDIADWYSLSKRNDESTSRMAARHWGIDIVTLRFPHVNTAERLREVADGLRANPRTGVTEAWSYLDVRDAARAIELGLTASTTGAHAFFLAADRTLAPYRTEEMLDRFAPAAPRLRRFVEREVPMDLTPARELIGFAAQHEIDLPTLDLPDDV, from the coding sequence ATGAGCGCTCTGCACGGAAGCCGGGTGCTGGTCACGGGCGCATCCGGCCGGATCGGCACGGTCACGACCGCACTCCTGCGGCGCAGCGGCGCCCACGTCACGACGCTCTCGGCCGGTCCGAGCGACCACCTGGAGGCCGACCGCGTACTGGTCGGCGACACCACCTCCGAGGCCGACGTGGCGGACGCCCTCGACGGCGTCGACCTGGTCGTGCACCTCGCCGCCCTCGCCCACCGCGACATCGCCCCGGCGTACGACGTGTACTCCACGAACGTGGTGTCCACCTTCAACGTGCTCGCACAGGCGGGGGCGGCGGGCGTGCGCCGGGCCGTGGTGGCCGGGTCGATCAACGCGTACGGGCTGCCGCAGAACATCCACCCCGGGCTCGTGCCGGCGTACTTCCCGCTCGACACCGACATCCCCTCCGACATCGCGGACTGGTACTCGCTGTCCAAGCGCAACGACGAGTCGACGAGCCGCATGGCCGCACGGCACTGGGGCATCGACATCGTGACCCTGCGGTTCCCGCACGTGAACACGGCGGAGCGCCTGCGCGAGGTCGCCGACGGCCTCCGCGCGAATCCCCGCACGGGCGTCACCGAGGCGTGGTCGTACCTCGACGTGCGGGATGCCGCGCGGGCCATCGAACTCGGACTGACCGCCTCCACCACCGGCGCGCACGCGTTCTTCCTCGCCGCGGACCGCACCCTCGCGCCGTACCGCACCGAGGAGATGCTGGACCGCTTCGCCCCCGCCGCCCCGCGTCTGCGGCGTTTCGTCGAGCGCGAGGTCCCGATGGATCTCACCCCGGCACGCGAACTGATCGGGTTCGCCGCGCAGCACGAGATCGACCTCCCCACGCTCGACCTGCCGGACGACGTCTGA
- a CDS encoding enolase C-terminal domain-like protein encodes MPIDTFANPWQPREDIRITSVRAITTAPFGTALVVVRIDTNVPGLYGLGCATFTQRWKAVKTFIDEHLARLLIGRYPGDIGDLTRLAAFSGYWRGGPVTNNAISGIDQALWDIAGKRAGMPVYELLGGKVRAAADTYLHASGRTIEETLDHAHELIAQGWRHIRLQMSTPGGGGYGAPAVPTEYPDSPYRNGWSARDYLRRTPELFEAAREQLPANIELLHDVHSRLTPKEALWLAKALEPYRLFFLEDILPPEHWDRLPEVRAATATPIAVGELTTSLTDAVRLVRDGGVDFIRSHVSDIGGLTPAKKIADLAELCGVRTAWHGPGDTSPIGAAANVTLDVVSPAFGIQEGHVYAEATHEVFPGTLRIVDGWLTPNDAPGWGIDIDEDAAARYPAELSGHDEWAAGVRRPDGALEAP; translated from the coding sequence ATGCCCATCGACACCTTCGCCAACCCCTGGCAGCCCCGGGAGGACATCCGCATCACCTCGGTGCGGGCGATCACGACCGCACCGTTCGGCACGGCCCTCGTCGTCGTGCGGATCGACACGAACGTGCCGGGACTGTACGGCCTGGGGTGTGCGACCTTCACCCAGCGGTGGAAGGCGGTCAAGACGTTCATCGACGAGCACCTCGCCAGGCTCCTCATCGGCCGCTACCCCGGCGACATCGGCGACCTCACCCGGCTCGCGGCCTTCTCCGGATACTGGCGCGGCGGCCCGGTCACGAACAACGCCATCTCCGGCATCGACCAGGCGCTCTGGGACATCGCGGGCAAGCGGGCGGGGATGCCCGTGTACGAGCTGCTGGGCGGCAAGGTCCGCGCCGCGGCCGACACCTACCTGCACGCGTCCGGCCGCACCATCGAGGAGACCCTCGATCACGCGCACGAGCTGATCGCGCAGGGCTGGCGCCACATCCGCCTGCAGATGTCGACACCGGGAGGCGGCGGCTACGGAGCCCCCGCCGTGCCCACCGAGTACCCCGACTCCCCCTATCGGAACGGCTGGAGTGCGCGCGACTACCTGCGCCGCACACCGGAGCTCTTCGAGGCCGCTCGCGAACAGCTCCCCGCGAACATCGAGCTGCTGCACGACGTGCACTCGCGGCTGACCCCGAAGGAGGCGCTGTGGCTGGCGAAGGCCCTGGAGCCCTACCGCCTGTTCTTCCTCGAGGACATCCTGCCGCCCGAGCACTGGGACCGTCTCCCCGAGGTGCGCGCCGCGACCGCGACCCCGATCGCGGTCGGTGAGCTCACGACCTCGCTGACCGACGCGGTGCGCCTCGTGCGCGACGGCGGCGTCGACTTCATCCGCAGCCACGTCTCCGACATCGGCGGGCTCACCCCCGCGAAGAAGATCGCGGATCTCGCGGAGCTGTGCGGCGTGCGCACCGCCTGGCACGGCCCCGGCGACACCTCGCCGATCGGCGCGGCGGCCAACGTCACGCTCGACGTGGTCTCCCCCGCCTTCGGCATCCAGGAAGGACACGTCTACGCCGAGGCGACGCACGAGGTCTTCCCCGGTACGCTTCGGATCGTGGACGGTTGGCTGACACCCAACGACGCCCCCGGGTGGGGCATCGACATCGACGAGGATGCCGCTGCGCGCTATCCCGCCGAACTCTCGGGACACGACGAGTGGGCCGCCGGTGTGCGCCGACCCGACGGAGCATTGGAGGCACCGTGA